The following are encoded together in the Streptomyces sp. NBC_01465 genome:
- a CDS encoding arylsulfatase: MSATPRNVVLIAVDQWRGDCLSGAGHPVVRTPYLDQLAGRGARFDRAYSAVPSCIPARAALHTGLAQETHGRTGYRDGVPWEYPVTLAGEFGRNGYQTRAIGKLHTYPERNRLGFDEVTLHDGYLHFARERGRDPRFHDDYLAWLERQPGEVPGSDYAENGLDCNSVVARPWDRPERLHPTNWVVSEAIDFLYRRDPGSPFLLHLSFHRPHPPYDPPRWAFEQYTGAPPYEPVRGDWADALEGWRDDSRADANLASYDAGTVQRARAGYFGHMSHIDQQIQRFVAALGEFGLGDDTWICFTSDHGEMLGEHGLWRKAYPYEGSARVPLILAGPPGELPRGGAPSAVVELRDVMPTLLECAGLPVPEGLDGRSVLGLARGEDVVDWRPYLHGEHTLFGESMQWLTDGHEKYVWFSGSGREQLFDLDGDPQELHDFGSDRPLRVALWRARLVDALRGRPEGYVDGESLVSGCPALEVQPGVV; the protein is encoded by the coding sequence GTGTCCGCAACACCCCGCAATGTCGTGCTGATCGCCGTCGACCAGTGGCGGGGCGACTGTCTCTCGGGGGCCGGGCATCCCGTCGTACGCACCCCGTACCTGGACCAGCTCGCGGGCCGCGGGGCGCGCTTCGACCGGGCGTACTCGGCGGTGCCGTCCTGCATCCCGGCGCGGGCTGCTCTGCACACCGGTCTCGCGCAGGAGACGCACGGGCGCACCGGGTACCGGGACGGGGTGCCGTGGGAGTACCCGGTCACGCTGGCCGGGGAGTTCGGGCGCAACGGCTACCAGACGCGCGCCATCGGCAAGCTGCACACGTACCCCGAGCGCAACCGGCTCGGCTTCGACGAAGTGACGCTGCACGACGGCTACTTGCACTTCGCGCGCGAGCGCGGTCGCGACCCGCGTTTCCACGACGACTATCTGGCGTGGCTGGAGCGGCAGCCGGGCGAGGTGCCGGGCTCGGACTACGCGGAGAACGGGCTCGACTGCAACAGCGTGGTCGCGCGGCCGTGGGACCGACCCGAGCGGCTGCACCCCACCAACTGGGTGGTGAGCGAGGCGATCGACTTTCTGTACCGGCGCGACCCCGGCTCACCCTTCCTGCTGCATCTCTCCTTCCACCGGCCGCATCCGCCGTACGATCCGCCGCGGTGGGCGTTCGAGCAGTACACGGGGGCTCCGCCTTACGAGCCGGTGCGGGGCGACTGGGCTGACGCGCTGGAGGGCTGGCGCGACGACTCCCGGGCGGACGCCAACCTGGCTTCGTACGACGCCGGTACGGTGCAGCGGGCGCGGGCCGGCTACTTCGGGCACATGTCGCACATCGACCAGCAGATCCAGCGGTTCGTGGCGGCGCTCGGGGAGTTCGGGCTGGGAGACGACACCTGGATCTGCTTCACGTCCGACCACGGCGAGATGCTGGGCGAACACGGACTCTGGCGCAAGGCGTACCCGTATGAGGGCTCGGCGCGCGTCCCGCTGATTTTGGCGGGGCCGCCGGGCGAACTGCCGCGCGGGGGTGCGCCGTCGGCGGTGGTCGAGCTACGGGATGTCATGCCGACGCTGCTGGAGTGTGCGGGGCTTCCGGTGCCGGAGGGGCTTGACGGGCGGAGTGTGCTGGGGCTGGCGCGGGGTGAGGACGTCGTGGACTGGCGGCCTTATCTGCACGGGGAGCACACGCTGTTCGGGGAGTCGATGCAGTGGCTGACGGACGGGCACGAGAAGTACGTGTGGTTCTCGGGGAGCGGGCGGGAGCAGCTCTTCGATCTGGACGGGGATCCGCAGGAGCTGCACGATTTCGGCTCGGACCGGCCGTTGCGGGTGGCGCTTTGGCGGGCGCGGCTGGTCGATGCGCTTCGGGGGCGGCCTGAGGGGTACGTCGACGGGGAGTCGCTGGTCTCGGGCTGTCCCGCGCTGGAGGTGCAGCCGGGGGTGGTGTGA
- a CDS encoding amidohydrolase family protein produces the protein MSDRVVLHVKGRVLVGADEIRDELWVVGGRITYERPAAEAVTVEGWVLPGLVDAHCHVGLGPHGAVDEETAEKQALTDRDLGTLLLRDAGSPSDTRWVDDREDLPTIIRAGRHIARTRRYIRNFAHEIEPGDLTAYVAQEARRGDGWVKLVGDWIDRSTGDLSACWPRGAVEEAIAEAHRLGARVTAHCFAEDSLRDLVEAGIDCIEHATGLTEDTIPLFAERGVAIVPTLVNIATFPHLAAGGDEKYPRWSAHMRDLHARRYDTVRSAYDAGVPVFVGTDAGGTLPHGLVAAEVAELVKAGIPTRDALSATAWGAREWLGRPGLEEGAPADLVVYETDPREDHRVLAAPHRIVLNGRVIG, from the coding sequence ATGAGCGATCGCGTGGTGCTGCATGTGAAGGGGCGGGTGCTCGTCGGGGCCGACGAGATCCGCGACGAGTTGTGGGTCGTCGGCGGGCGGATCACCTACGAGCGTCCGGCCGCCGAGGCCGTCACCGTCGAGGGCTGGGTGCTTCCCGGTCTGGTCGACGCGCACTGCCATGTGGGGCTCGGACCGCACGGCGCGGTCGACGAGGAGACCGCCGAGAAGCAGGCCCTCACCGACCGCGACCTGGGGACGCTGCTGCTGCGCGACGCGGGATCGCCGTCCGACACTCGTTGGGTCGACGACCGCGAAGACCTCCCCACGATCATCCGCGCGGGCCGGCACATCGCCCGTACTCGCCGCTACATCCGCAATTTCGCGCACGAGATCGAGCCCGGGGACCTCACTGCTTACGTTGCCCAGGAGGCGCGACGGGGCGACGGGTGGGTCAAGCTCGTCGGTGACTGGATCGACCGCTCCACCGGCGATCTGTCCGCCTGCTGGCCGCGCGGCGCGGTCGAGGAGGCGATCGCCGAGGCGCACCGGCTCGGCGCCAGGGTCACCGCGCACTGCTTCGCCGAGGACTCGCTGCGCGACCTCGTCGAGGCGGGCATCGACTGCATCGAGCACGCCACGGGCCTCACCGAGGACACCATCCCGCTCTTCGCCGAGCGCGGCGTCGCGATCGTCCCGACCCTGGTCAACATCGCCACGTTCCCGCACCTGGCGGCGGGCGGCGACGAGAAGTACCCGCGCTGGTCGGCCCATATGCGCGACCTGCACGCCCGCCGCTACGACACGGTGCGCTCGGCCTACGACGCGGGCGTCCCGGTCTTCGTCGGTACGGACGCGGGCGGCACCCTCCCGCACGGCCTGGTCGCGGCCGAGGTCGCGGAGCTGGTGAAGGCGGGCATCCCGACGCGCGACGCCCTGTCCGCGACGGCGTGGGGCGCCCGCGAATGGCTCGGCCGCCCCGGCCTGGAGGAGGGCGCCCCGGCGGACCTGGTGGTGTACGAAACGGACCCCCGCGAGGACCACCGCGTCTTGGCAGCCCCCCACCGCATCGTCCTCAACGGCAGGGTCATCGGCTGA
- a CDS encoding pyridoxal-phosphate-dependent aminotransferase family protein, whose protein sequence is MTHPFLDLPPLTAAHFAGIERRVASLLSTEQDVVIMQGEALLPLEGCIRSGATPGSTALNVITGPYGQTFGDWLRDCGVTVVDLAVPFHTAVTAAQVRDALSEHPEIDFVSLVHAEAATGNTNPVAEIGEVVREHGALFYLDAVASIGAEPVLPDAWGVDMCIIGAQKAMGGPAGVSAVSISERAWARFAANPSAPRHSYLSLLDWKQRWIDGGRKALLHAPAQLEMLALEACIERIEAEGLDAVIARHARAAAATRAGALALGGGLEPYVYEAADAAPVATTLRTPPGVDASELVAKALAADPTLPMIAGGGALAKEMIRINHYGPDATQGMVHSSLAALGAALGETGATVDLEAARRAVTEAWLKG, encoded by the coding sequence GTGACGCACCCCTTCCTCGACCTCCCCCCGCTCACCGCCGCGCACTTCGCGGGCATCGAGCGCCGGGTCGCCTCCCTGCTCTCCACCGAGCAGGACGTCGTGATCATGCAGGGGGAAGCGCTCCTCCCCCTCGAAGGCTGCATCCGCTCCGGCGCCACCCCGGGCTCGACCGCGCTCAACGTCATCACCGGTCCGTACGGACAGACCTTCGGCGACTGGCTGCGCGACTGCGGAGTCACGGTCGTCGACCTGGCGGTGCCCTTCCACACGGCGGTCACCGCGGCCCAGGTCCGCGACGCCCTCTCCGAGCACCCGGAGATCGACTTCGTCTCGCTGGTGCACGCAGAAGCGGCGACCGGCAATACGAACCCGGTCGCGGAGATCGGCGAGGTCGTACGGGAGCACGGCGCGCTCTTCTACCTGGACGCGGTCGCGTCGATCGGCGCCGAGCCCGTCCTGCCCGACGCGTGGGGCGTCGACATGTGCATCATCGGCGCCCAGAAGGCGATGGGCGGCCCGGCGGGCGTCTCGGCGGTGTCGATCAGCGAGCGCGCCTGGGCCCGGTTCGCGGCGAACCCGTCCGCGCCCCGCCACTCGTACCTCTCCCTCCTGGACTGGAAGCAGCGCTGGATCGACGGCGGCCGCAAGGCCCTGCTGCACGCACCGGCGCAGCTGGAGATGCTGGCGCTGGAGGCGTGCATCGAGCGGATCGAGGCGGAGGGCCTGGACGCGGTGATCGCTCGTCACGCGCGGGCCGCGGCCGCGACGCGTGCGGGTGCGCTGGCGCTGGGCGGGGGCCTGGAGCCGTACGTGTACGAGGCCGCAGACGCCGCGCCTGTAGCCACAACTCTGCGCACCCCGCCCGGAGTTGACGCCTCGGAGCTCGTAGCGAAGGCCCTGGCCGCCGACCCGACGCTGCCGATGATCGCGGGCGGCGGAGCACTGGCGAAGGAGATGATCCGCATCAACCACTACGGACCCGACGCGACCCAGGGCATGGTGCACTCCTCCCTCGCCGCACTCGGCGCCGCGCTGGGCGAGACGGGCGCGACGGTGGACCTGGAGGCGGCGCGCAGGGCGGTCACCGAGGCGTGGCTCAAGGGTTGA
- a CDS encoding phosphocholine-specific phospholipase C has translation MSLDVSRRTLLGGAAGAAVLSALPLSVRTALAAPAKPGRLDDIEHVVVFMQENRAFDHYFGTQRGVRGLGDRTAIRTTNGRSVFHQPDPSRAEGYLLPFAMNAAHTNAYRQGAAAFGFIDSQSLWRDGLGDGYVNGRGSGYLGQGFYESADMPFYAALASTFTICDNYHASMQTSTNPNREYFMTGTSGGTVSDLAVIDNTETAAGYTWTTYAERLEKAGISWKTYQARDNFDDNALAWFKPFHDAKPGEPLHDRGMTMVGDAAQAGDPHAMGDALVAAFKADIDNGALPQVSWLVAPAALSEHADYPPPDGEDLTARLIEALAANPEVWAKTAFILNYDEHGGFFDHVLPPVPPLGAGRGRSTANPDGEVVVRVTTAAGKTQMRVVGQDGRYRVKSADGTLSWSSTLPDGEKLVSGPHALGLGIRVPMMVVSPWTRGGVVDSAVFDHTSVIKFLERRFGVHEPNISDWRRSVTGDLTSVFDFSGEEIAWPQLPDTSGNVAKSVAAASKPTIAVPNPQFFPKQQRGTQPARAVPYALRVTSRIRDGKAELTFRNQGGRGSQAAVFQVYPEPGTVPRHYTVGAGASLSDTWTAGPDGYDLRVHGPNGYLWHLRGNDSAPLDARIDEDHDRRRLTVEVANRGRRARTVLIGDLAYGGGVRELRVPARGSRQITVKVPAERWYDIAVTAADDPHYLRRFAARFGDRRPGVTDPAMGLPEALTVEVAAAAGDEPVVAAGAATRFTATITNRGESPLRDVETALNAPAGWQTKAAKGDAPRTLAAGSSYTLTYDVTPSSTAKAYDTGRLLVVVRGRSDDGLRLAEGELATRIAPSMSGYLLGEDFQSVSDKLQPRAGILGWTPTAPAGWSVVNATAMPQGTKELQGWTFLTKRSWATGGQDRANFARALGVIAVADPDDWDDTGSPSAKGKFDSTLVSPPVPIPTGAKKLHLGFDSHYRQEDPQKAEVRAVFDTGQEQVLLTYGSGSPDAENTLVARELTVPDGAKTVTLRFRMYDAGNNWYWAVDHIRLGTKPITA, from the coding sequence ATGTCCCTCGACGTCTCACGGCGCACCCTGCTGGGCGGTGCGGCAGGTGCTGCGGTGCTGTCCGCCCTGCCGCTGAGTGTGCGCACCGCACTCGCGGCGCCCGCCAAGCCCGGCCGACTCGACGACATCGAGCACGTCGTCGTCTTCATGCAGGAGAACCGCGCGTTCGACCACTACTTCGGCACCCAGCGCGGGGTGCGCGGTCTCGGCGACCGCACCGCGATACGCACCACCAACGGCAGATCCGTCTTCCACCAGCCCGACCCCTCGCGCGCCGAGGGGTACTTGCTGCCCTTCGCGATGAACGCCGCCCACACCAACGCCTACCGGCAGGGCGCGGCCGCCTTCGGCTTCATCGACTCCCAGTCGCTGTGGCGCGACGGCCTCGGCGACGGCTACGTCAACGGCCGCGGCTCGGGCTATCTCGGCCAGGGCTTCTACGAGTCCGCCGACATGCCCTTCTACGCGGCGCTCGCCTCGACGTTCACGATCTGCGACAACTACCACGCGTCGATGCAGACCAGCACGAACCCGAACCGTGAGTACTTCATGACGGGGACCAGCGGAGGCACCGTCAGCGACCTCGCGGTCATCGACAACACGGAGACGGCGGCCGGTTACACCTGGACGACGTACGCCGAGCGCCTGGAGAAGGCGGGCATCAGCTGGAAGACGTACCAGGCGCGCGACAACTTCGACGACAACGCCCTCGCCTGGTTCAAGCCCTTCCACGACGCGAAGCCCGGCGAGCCGCTGCACGACCGCGGCATGACGATGGTCGGCGACGCCGCGCAGGCGGGCGACCCGCACGCGATGGGCGACGCGCTCGTCGCTGCCTTCAAGGCCGACATCGACAACGGTGCACTCCCGCAGGTCTCCTGGCTCGTCGCGCCCGCCGCACTCTCCGAGCACGCCGACTACCCGCCGCCGGACGGCGAGGACCTCACCGCGCGCCTGATCGAGGCGCTCGCCGCCAACCCCGAGGTCTGGGCCAAGACGGCCTTCATCCTCAACTACGACGAGCACGGCGGCTTCTTCGACCACGTCCTGCCGCCGGTGCCGCCGCTCGGCGCCGGGCGCGGCAGGTCGACGGCGAACCCGGACGGCGAAGTGGTCGTACGGGTGACGACTGCCGCCGGCAAGACCCAGATGCGGGTCGTCGGCCAGGACGGCCGCTACCGCGTCAAGTCGGCTGACGGGACGCTCAGTTGGTCGTCGACCCTCCCCGACGGCGAGAAGCTCGTCTCCGGCCCGCACGCGCTGGGCCTGGGCATCAGGGTGCCGATGATGGTGGTGTCGCCGTGGACGCGCGGAGGCGTCGTCGACTCGGCGGTCTTCGACCACACGTCGGTCATCAAGTTCCTGGAACGCCGCTTCGGCGTCCACGAGCCCAACATCAGCGACTGGCGGCGCTCGGTGACGGGTGACCTCACCTCGGTCTTCGACTTCTCGGGAGAGGAGATCGCCTGGCCCCAACTCCCGGACACCAGCGGCAATGTGGCGAAGTCGGTGGCGGCGGCCTCCAAGCCGACCATCGCGGTCCCGAACCCCCAGTTCTTCCCGAAGCAGCAGCGCGGCACCCAGCCCGCACGAGCCGTCCCGTACGCCCTGCGGGTCACCTCCCGCATCCGCGACGGCAAGGCGGAGCTGACCTTCCGCAACCAGGGCGGCCGGGGCAGCCAGGCCGCGGTCTTCCAGGTCTATCCGGAGCCCGGCACCGTCCCCCGGCACTACACGGTCGGCGCGGGCGCCTCGCTCTCCGACACCTGGACGGCAGGCCCCGACGGCTACGACCTGCGCGTCCACGGCCCCAACGGCTACCTCTGGCACCTGCGCGGCAACGACAGCGCCCCGCTCGACGCGCGCATCGACGAGGACCACGACCGCCGCCGCCTCACGGTGGAGGTGGCCAACCGAGGCCGCCGAGCCCGCACGGTCCTGATCGGCGACCTGGCCTACGGCGGGGGAGTGCGTGAACTCCGCGTCCCCGCAAGGGGATCGCGCCAGATCACGGTCAAGGTGCCGGCAGAACGCTGGTACGACATCGCGGTCACCGCGGCGGACGACCCGCACTACCTGCGCCGCTTCGCAGCCCGCTTCGGCGACCGCAGGCCGGGCGTCACCGACCCCGCAATGGGCCTGCCCGAGGCGCTCACGGTCGAGGTCGCGGCGGCAGCAGGCGACGAGCCGGTAGTGGCCGCAGGCGCGGCAACCCGCTTCACGGCGACGATCACCAACCGGGGTGAGTCGCCGCTCAGGGACGTCGAGACAGCCCTGAACGCCCCGGCAGGCTGGCAGACGAAGGCAGCGAAGGGAGATGCTCCCCGAACGCTGGCCGCGGGTTCCTCGTACACCCTCACCTATGACGTCACCCCGTCCTCCACGGCGAAGGCGTACGACACAGGACGCCTGCTGGTGGTCGTACGCGGCCGCTCGGACGACGGCCTGCGCCTGGCCGAGGGCGAACTGGCGACCCGCATAGCCCCGTCGATGTCCGGCTACCTCCTGGGCGAGGACTTCCAGTCCGTCTCGGACAAGCTCCAGCCGCGCGCGGGAATCCTCGGCTGGACGCCGACCGCCCCGGCGGGCTGGTCGGTGGTCAACGCGACAGCGATGCCGCAGGGCACGAAGGAGTTGCAGGGCTGGACGTTCCTGACGAAGCGCTCATGGGCGACAGGCGGCCAGGACCGGGCCAACTTCGCGAGGGCGCTGGGCGTGATCGCGGTGGCGGACCCCGACGACTGGGACGACACGGGATCCCCGTCCGCGAAGGGCAAGTTCGACTCGACGCTGGTCTCCCCGCCGGTGCCGATCCCGACGGGAGCGAAGAAGCTCCACCTCGGCTTCGACTCGCACTACCGCCAGGAGGACCCGCAGAAGGCAGAGGTGCGAGCGGTCTTCGACACGGGCCAGGAACAGGTGCTGCTGACGTACGGCTCGGGTTCGCCGGACGCCGAGAACACCTTGGTCGCAAGAGAGTTGACGGTCCCGGACGGAGCGAAGACCGTGACCCTGCGCTTCCGCATGTACGACGCAGGAAACAACTGGTACTGGGCGGTGGACCACATCCGCCTCGGCACGAAACCGATCACGGCGTAA
- the ectA gene encoding diaminobutyrate acetyltransferase: MTEFLELEIDTPRVEDGAAIWRIARDSEVLDLNSSYSYLLWCRDFAATSVVARGADGAPIGFVTGYVRPERPEALVVWQVAVDRAHRGRGLAGTLLDALTAKVTAAGGVREIETTVTPDNTASDRLFAAYAERHGASLTREVLFDGGLFPEGTSHEPEVLYRISPVPAA, translated from the coding sequence ATGACCGAATTCCTGGAGCTGGAGATCGACACCCCGCGAGTGGAGGACGGAGCCGCGATCTGGCGCATCGCCCGCGACTCCGAGGTGCTGGACCTCAACTCCTCGTACAGCTACCTGCTGTGGTGTCGCGACTTCGCCGCGACCTCCGTCGTGGCGCGCGGCGCCGACGGAGCACCCATCGGCTTCGTCACCGGCTACGTACGGCCGGAGCGGCCCGAGGCCCTCGTCGTCTGGCAGGTGGCCGTCGACCGGGCCCACCGCGGACGCGGCCTCGCCGGCACGCTGCTCGACGCGCTGACCGCCAAGGTCACGGCGGCGGGCGGAGTGCGGGAGATCGAGACGACCGTCACCCCGGACAACACCGCCTCCGACCGCCTCTTCGCCGCGTACGCGGAACGCCATGGCGCGTCACTGACCCGCGAAGTCCTCTTCGACGGCGGGCTGTTCCCCGAGGGCACCTCGCACGAACCAGAGGTCCTGTACCGCATCAGCCCCGTCCCGGCCGCCTGA
- the ectB gene encoding diaminobutyrate--2-oxoglutarate transaminase: MTITPPALSVFETLESEVRSYCRSWPAVFDRAQGSYLHDEDGHTYLDFFAGAGSLNYGHNNPVLKRALIDYIERDGITHGLDMATTAKRAFLESFQNVILRPRDLPYKVMFPGPTGTNAVESALKLARKVKGRESVVSFTNAFHGMSLGSLAVTGNAFKRAGAGIPLVHGTPMPFDNYFDGQVPDFLWFERLLEDQGSGLNKPAAVIVETVQGEGGINVARAEWLRALQDLCHRQDMLLIVDDIQMGCGRTGGFFSFEEAGITPDIVTLSKSISGYGLPMSLCLFKPELDIWEPGEHNGTFRGNNPAFVTAAAALNTYWADGQMEKQTLARGEQVERALLEIVDEMDAIGVSFRGRGLVWGMEFDDKERATAVARRAFELGLLIETSGPMSEVVKLLPPLTVSPEELDEGLRILARSVRETA, encoded by the coding sequence GTGACCATCACCCCGCCTGCCCTGAGCGTCTTCGAGACCCTGGAGTCCGAGGTACGCAGTTACTGCCGCAGCTGGCCCGCCGTGTTCGACCGCGCCCAGGGCAGCTACCTCCACGACGAGGACGGCCACACCTACCTGGACTTCTTCGCCGGTGCCGGGTCGCTCAACTACGGGCACAACAACCCTGTCCTGAAACGGGCGTTGATCGACTACATCGAGCGCGACGGCATCACGCACGGCCTCGACATGGCGACCACCGCCAAGCGCGCCTTCCTGGAGTCCTTCCAGAACGTGATCCTGCGGCCGCGCGACCTCCCGTACAAGGTGATGTTCCCGGGTCCGACGGGCACCAACGCCGTCGAGTCCGCGCTCAAGTTGGCCCGCAAGGTCAAGGGCCGCGAGTCCGTCGTCTCCTTCACCAACGCCTTCCACGGCATGTCGCTGGGCTCGCTCGCCGTCACCGGCAACGCCTTCAAGCGGGCCGGGGCCGGCATCCCGCTCGTCCACGGCACCCCGATGCCCTTCGACAACTACTTCGACGGCCAGGTTCCCGACTTCCTGTGGTTCGAGCGGCTGTTGGAGGACCAGGGCTCCGGCCTCAACAAGCCCGCCGCCGTGATCGTCGAGACGGTCCAGGGCGAGGGCGGCATCAACGTCGCCCGCGCCGAGTGGCTGCGCGCGCTGCAGGACCTCTGCCACCGCCAGGACATGCTGCTGATCGTCGACGACATCCAGATGGGCTGCGGCCGCACCGGCGGCTTCTTCTCCTTCGAGGAGGCCGGCATCACGCCGGACATCGTTACACTGTCGAAGTCCATCAGCGGCTACGGACTGCCCATGTCCCTCTGCCTGTTCAAGCCGGAGCTGGACATCTGGGAGCCGGGCGAGCACAACGGCACCTTCCGCGGCAACAACCCGGCGTTCGTCACCGCCGCCGCCGCGCTCAACACGTACTGGGCCGACGGCCAGATGGAGAAGCAGACCCTGGCACGCGGCGAGCAGGTCGAGCGCGCGCTCCTGGAGATCGTCGACGAGATGGACGCGATCGGCGTCAGCTTCCGCGGCCGCGGCCTGGTCTGGGGCATGGAGTTCGACGACAAGGAGCGCGCCACGGCGGTCGCCCGCCGCGCCTTCGAGCTCGGACTGCTCATCGAGACTTCGGGGCCCATGAGCGAGGTCGTCAAGCTGCTGCCGCCGCTGACCGTGAGCCCCGAGGAGCTGGACGAGGGACTGCGCATCCTCGCCCGTTCCGTACGAGAGACCGCCTGA
- a CDS encoding ectoine synthase, which translates to MIVRSFKDIENTDRHVKAATGTWESKRIVLAKEKVGFSLHETVLYAGTETSMWYANHIEAVLCTEGEAELTNDETGETHWISPGTMYLLDGHERHTMRPKTDFRCVCVFNPPVTGREDHDENGVYPLLTEEV; encoded by the coding sequence GTGATCGTCCGCTCGTTCAAGGACATCGAGAACACCGACCGCCATGTGAAGGCCGCCACCGGCACCTGGGAGAGCAAGCGCATCGTGCTCGCCAAGGAGAAGGTCGGCTTCTCGCTCCACGAAACCGTGCTGTACGCGGGTACGGAGACGTCGATGTGGTACGCGAACCACATCGAGGCCGTCCTGTGCACGGAGGGCGAGGCCGAGCTCACCAACGACGAGACCGGCGAGACCCACTGGATCTCCCCCGGCACGATGTACCTGCTGGACGGCCACGAGCGTCACACCATGCGTCCGAAGACCGATTTCCGCTGCGTCTGCGTCTTCAACCCTCCCGTCACCGGACGGGAGGACCACGACGAGAACGGCGTCTACCCGCTGCTGACCGAGGAGGTCTGA
- the thpD gene encoding ectoine hydroxylase: MTDVLTNIRADLYPSRGAAEVITPRQDPVVWSPPGAPGPVSQADLQGFERNGFLTVDQLVGPDEVTLYQAELDRLINDPGVRADERSIIEPQSQSVRSVFEVHKLSEVFAGLVSDERVVGRARQILGSDVYVHQSRINVKPGFGASGFYWHSDFETWHAEDGLANMRTVSVSIALTENYDTNGGLMIMPGSHKQFLGCSGETPKDNYKKSLQMQDAGTPSDEALTRMADRHGIKLFTGAAGSATWFDCNAMHGSGDNITPYARSNVFIVFNSVENAAVEPFAAPVRRPEFIGARDFTPVR, translated from the coding sequence ATGACCGACGTACTCACCAACATACGAGCGGACCTGTATCCATCCCGGGGCGCGGCCGAAGTGATCACCCCACGCCAGGACCCGGTCGTCTGGTCGCCGCCCGGTGCGCCGGGACCGGTCTCGCAGGCGGACCTGCAGGGGTTCGAGCGCAACGGGTTCCTCACCGTCGACCAGCTCGTTGGGCCCGACGAAGTCACGCTCTACCAGGCCGAGTTGGACCGCCTCATCAACGACCCGGGCGTACGGGCCGACGAGCGCTCGATCATCGAGCCGCAGTCCCAGTCGGTGCGCTCCGTCTTCGAGGTCCACAAGCTCAGCGAGGTCTTCGCGGGGCTCGTGAGTGACGAGCGCGTGGTGGGCCGCGCCCGCCAGATCCTGGGCTCCGACGTGTACGTCCACCAGTCGCGGATCAACGTCAAGCCCGGCTTCGGCGCCTCCGGCTTCTACTGGCACTCGGACTTCGAGACCTGGCACGCCGAGGACGGTCTGGCGAACATGCGGACCGTGTCGGTCTCGATCGCGCTGACCGAGAACTACGACACCAACGGCGGCTTGATGATCATGCCGGGGTCGCACAAGCAGTTCCTGGGGTGCTCGGGCGAGACACCGAAGGACAACTACAAGAAGTCCCTGCAGATGCAGGACGCCGGCACCCCGTCGGACGAGGCGCTGACGCGGATGGCCGACCGCCACGGCATCAAGCTCTTCACCGGGGCGGCCGGTTCGGCGACCTGGTTCGACTGCAACGCGATGCACGGGTCGGGCGACAACATCACCCCGTACGCGCGCAGCAATGTCTTCATCGTCTTCAACAGCGTGGAGAACGCGGCGGTGGAGCCGTTCGCGGCACCGGTACGCCGCCCCGAGTTCATCGGGGCCCGGGACTTCACCCCGGTGCGCTGA
- a CDS encoding phosphotransferase family protein, which translates to MSGPGVDRVRLAGLLSSVFGGRRGLDAVTRLRGGSKKGVYRLGFDDGFSAILYVWSAGENYWPERDAEPEPFADGTGADLFGAAHRTLDELGVRVPELYVLDRSRSVYPEDVALVEDVRGGSLEALLKTDPAGGRQALDRLGSALRVMHGHTAPRAGKVALVERGESVPADSCEQAVTDRALRHIAEIAVRDERGARARTRLDDAVRTRAAAVEPRSEYRLIHGELGPDHVLVGPDGELVVIDIEGLMYFDVEWEHVFLAHRFKGGYEPLRVPGLDDARLRLYTLANHLSLVAGPLRLLDGDFPDREAMAGIAEHNLAMVLALVSAPG; encoded by the coding sequence GTGAGCGGCCCTGGGGTCGACCGCGTCCGTCTGGCAGGACTGCTGAGCTCCGTCTTCGGCGGCCGGCGCGGGCTCGACGCGGTGACGCGGCTGCGGGGCGGCAGCAAGAAGGGCGTCTACCGGCTGGGCTTCGACGACGGGTTCTCCGCGATCCTGTACGTCTGGTCCGCCGGCGAGAACTACTGGCCTGAGCGGGACGCCGAACCGGAGCCCTTCGCCGACGGCACCGGCGCCGATCTGTTCGGCGCCGCACACCGGACGCTGGACGAACTCGGCGTGCGCGTACCGGAGTTGTACGTGCTCGACCGGAGCCGGAGCGTGTACCCGGAGGATGTCGCACTGGTCGAGGACGTCCGGGGCGGATCGCTCGAGGCGCTGCTGAAGACCGACCCGGCCGGCGGACGGCAGGCGCTGGACCGGCTCGGCTCCGCGCTGCGGGTCATGCACGGGCACACCGCACCCCGGGCCGGGAAGGTGGCCCTGGTCGAGCGGGGCGAGAGCGTACCGGCGGACTCGTGCGAGCAGGCCGTGACGGATCGCGCCCTGCGGCACATTGCCGAGATCGCCGTACGGGACGAGCGCGGCGCCCGGGCGCGGACGCGCCTCGACGACGCGGTGCGCACACGTGCCGCGGCGGTGGAGCCGCGGTCCGAATACCGGCTGATCCACGGCGAGTTGGGGCCCGACCATGTGCTGGTGGGCCCTGACGGGGAGCTGGTCGTCATCGACATCGAAGGGCTGATGTACTTCGACGTCGAGTGGGAGCACGTCTTCCTGGCGCACCGGTTCAAGGGCGGCTACGAACCGCTGCGCGTACCGGGCCTCGACGATGCGCGGCTGCGCCTCTACACCCTGGCCAACCATCTCTCGCTGGTCGCGGGCCCGTTGCGGCTCCTGGACGGGGACTTCCCCGACCGCGAGGCCATGGCGGGGATTGCCGAGCACAACCTCGCCATGGTCCTCGCGCTGGTCAGCGCACCGGGGTGA